CCAAACTGCCGGAGCTAGTTCAACGAAGGAAGAACCGAGAAAGAAACGTACCCTCAAACCGGGAAAGGTCGTCTTTTTCGATGCACATCTATTGACTCTGCCTTTGCGAGCTTCTCAAAAGGTCTATTACAACTGCACCTGTCCGGCGGTCTTAGATAATTATACCGAGCAAATGGAAACGTTTGGCATTCAGTTGGGCTCAACCGAAAAGCCATCTTTTGGAAATGACAATTCGTATTTTCGGGTATTCGATCCGGTCGCTTCAAATTTGGAGATTGAAGATTTTTATATTAAGGATCTTCAACCAAGCGAAGATAAAATTGAGAGTTTCCTTAAATCTTATGCGGGTATAGGTAAATCCAATTTTGCTCTGTTTAATAATGGACATTTCACGGAAATCTGCAAAACCGGCCTGCCGGTTATTGCCCGGAATAGTTTGGATGAGAATGGCATCAGTCAGAATCTGTGGTACGAGGAATTCCTGCCGCGGAGAACCCGGTTGTGGTTCGTTTTAGGGTTTCCGGAGAAATATGAAAATAAAGAGTGGCTGGAGAGAAAAATCTGTGTCGATAAAATCGTTCAAATTGGCGCTAATTTCTCAATCGGTTATGGCTATTGCCGGATTTATAAACTGCCTTTTCCGGAGGTGAAATCATGAACCGGAAAAACATCGACGCCTGGATTCCAATAGCGATTAAAGAAATCCAGGAATTACAAATTCGTAAACGAACGGATAAAAAAGAGAAGGAATGGGGAAACGGAATTCCATCCCGGTATTTCGGATATGTTGATTCCTTTGGTCCAACGATTATTCAGTCGGGATTAAGACGTGCGCTTACATTTTACTCCGAAGAAGACAGCCAAGCCGACCGCAAGGAAATTGCGTCTATTATCCAGAACGTACTGAAAAAGGGAGACGTTTTAAAACCTGGGGATAATCTTAAGGGTTTAATTAATTCCATGAATGATACGAATAAATTTTTCTGGCGCAACCGGATTCTGGAAGCGATTATCGCCTGTAAAATGGCTCTCAAATTATTTCACCGGGTAAAACCGGAAGAAGTTAAAAACAAAATTGAGGAGACAACATGACAACCAATGCCTCTCACATTTTTTACATCGCAAGAAGTGAGAACTATGGTCAATCGATTGATGACAAAACTACCGGTGAATTTCTCGGGATGACCACCTCATCAGCAAAACTTCATGAAATCGATTTTGATGATTATTTCCGGATTCCGGGAACGAAAACCTTCTCTTTGAAGATGATATATCCAGGTTTAATCATAGGGGCCGGCTATTCGCATGTTTACCGAAAGAAAGAGAATGAAGATAGGGATAAAGAGAAAAAGCAAGACTTTCAACTGGGTTTCTTCTTCGACCACACGACCGGTATGCCAGTTATTCCGGGCTCTTCGGTCAAGGGTGTTTTAAAAGCGGTTTTTCCTAAACCGGGAGATCAAAAAGAAATCAGGGATGAAAAGGAAAAATACATTTTAGAAATTGGGGGAAATAAACTAACAAAGGATCTGTTATCAAATTGGGAGGAAATCTTTTTCAAACGGAATCAGGTCTTCCATGATGCTTATCTTTCAGGCATTTCCACCGGAACGAAAATATTCGCTGATGATTACATTACACCTCACACGAAGGGAATTTTTAAAAATCCGGAACCGCACCGTTTCCTCAAGATCGCGCCCGGCGTAACCTT
This window of the Candidatus Marinimicrobia bacterium CG08_land_8_20_14_0_20_45_22 genome carries:
- the cmr6 gene encoding type III-B CRISPR module RAMP protein Cmr6 — translated: MTTNASHIFYIARSENYGQSIDDKTTGEFLGMTTSSAKLHEIDFDDYFRIPGTKTFSLKMIYPGLIIGAGYSHVYRKKENEDRDKEKKQDFQLGFFFDHTTGMPVIPGSSVKGVLKAVFPKPGDQKEIRDEKEKYILEIGGNKLTKDLLSNWEEIFFKRNQVFHDAYLSGISTGTKIFADDYITPHTKGIFKNPEPHRFLKIAPGVTFTFQFKLHDFFLNGDMVLSKANIKEIFKQILLDFGIGAKRNVGYGAFIG
- the cmr4 gene encoding type III-B CRISPR module RAMP protein Cmr4, translated to MYTYQAYLIETITNLHVGSGGEQIGIVDNQIQRDPVTGFPIIFASSLKGSLRDHVEKNYEVTENNNIVDVFGGAFDLNADDKPENSTNSQNESNQTAGASSTKEEPRKKRTLKPGKVVFFDAHLLTLPLRASQKVYYNCTCPAVLDNYTEQMETFGIQLGSTEKPSFGNDNSYFRVFDPVASNLEIEDFYIKDLQPSEDKIESFLKSYAGIGKSNFALFNNGHFTEICKTGLPVIARNSLDENGISQNLWYEEFLPRRTRLWFVLGFPEKYENKEWLERKICVDKIVQIGANFSIGYGYCRIYKLPFPEVKS